TCTGGGCCGGATGCCGTTTGCCGTTGGCCAGGATGAAGCGGCGGATCCAGCCCACATACGCGTTCTCGGTACGCAGGCTGTAATGGCGAAAGCCGCAGCCGGCCGAGGACCTGATTCAGCAGTTTGGGGGGATTGGGTGTCATTACGCCTGCGGCGTCACGTGTGTAACTCATACGCCTGCTCAAACGTTGGATAACCCACCCAGATTCGACGCCAGGGCTGTCGGTGGCTATCCGGCAGGTCATTGCTATGGAATAGGAATTCCCCCTTCCCAGACATCCGGCCTTAGCCTTACTTGGCGTAACACCGCTTTTAGGCGGTCCAATAGTAGTTAGACCAGCGTGGCCAGTGCTAGACTGACTTGATGGAAAGGCTAGGGAAACTCTGAACAACTCCCCCTGATCCTGCGACAATCGCACAGAGGCACCAGGACGATGACGATGCAACTGACCTTCGGCGACGCGGANNNNNNNNNNNNNNNNNNNNNNNNNNNNNNNNNNNNNNNNNNNNNNNNNNNNNNNNNNNNNNNNNNNNNNNNNNNNNNNNNNNNNNNNNNNNNNNNNNNNGCGTTCTTCGGAACCCAGGTGCCTGTACTGTGTGCCCATGCCGCTACCCTACGTCAAGGCGGGGTGTTGCACTTGGAAGTTGAGTCTAAGCAGTCATTGCTCGATGCGCGCGACCTTCTCCGCATCGTCCGATGGCTGCCGACGCGGCCGCGCAGGAGTTTTGGTAGCTGTTCTACAGCGCGGCGTTTGATGGAAGCGTCGCTGCCGGAGTCGGCAAGCGGGTGTCACGTCGGCGCGTGACACCGCGCAGGCGCGCGCGATGTGGCCACTTCAATCCGCCACCGTCGTGCGCTCCAGCATCAGCACATCGTCCAGCTCCGGGCCGCCGCCACGATTGCCGCTTCCGGCGGCCAGATACGCCGTGCCGTCGACGGCGGCAACCTGGGTGCCATGGCGGCCTTTCGGCAGTGCTGCAAGCGTGGTCCAGGTGCCGGCGTGGGGGTCATAGGCCTCCACCTCGTCATGGGCCTCGACCTGCCGCATGCTCTCGCCGCCGATGACTAGCAGCCGGCCATCGCGTGCGATGGCGGCAGTGCCTGCCCGCTGCGTCGGCAATGCGGCCGGTGCCACCGACCAGGTGCCGCGCCCGATGTCATAGACATCGACTTCCGGGATGGTCTGCGCCAGGGTGTTGCCGCTTTCGTGCGCCGACCTGCGTCCACCGGCGGCATACAGTTTTCCGTCGATCACCACCGCATGGAAATGGTCGCGTGCGTGCGGCGCATCGGCCAGCTGCGTCCATTGCTGTGTCCTGGTATCGAAGGCATCCAGCCACGGAACGTAGCCGCTCATGTGCCCGCGTGTGTTACCGCCAACCAGATACAGCACGCCGTCGTGCTCCACGGCGCCGGCAGCACCGCGGCGGCGTTGTTTGGGAATCTCCGGCCCGACCTGCCAGCGGTCGGTCTGGGGATCGTAGATCAGCAGATTGCTCAGCGACGTTTCTTCGGGGTGGTCGCCGGTGAAGCCGCCCACGAAATACAGCTTGCCGGACGACACCACCGCCTGCGCATGGCTGACCATCAGCGGCGGTGCACTGCCTTGTGACCAGCGGCGCGTGCGGGTGTCGAAAATTTCCAGTGGGCGCTGATCGCGTCCACCGATCAGATACAGGCGATCGCCGATGGCCACCATGCTGTTTTCATGGCGCGCATGCGGCTTGTTGCGCGTGGTCAGCGCCTGCCATTGCTGCAACTGCTTAGATGACGCCGGAGTAGTCGCTGGCGCTGCCTTGTCGGCCGCCTGACCCGGCGCAGGTAGAGTGCCGATCGCGGCAGCAAGCAGGCTCGCGCAGAGCGAGGTCTTCAACAGGCGCATGCAGCATTCCTCCAGTCACCGTGGCAGGCCAGTGTAGCGACACCTGCACGATGATCCACTCGCACAAGCAGGCTGATCTGCAGCCAGCGCCGGCGCGGCGGCGGCTGTCTGTGCCACGCGTGCTGTGCGAGCAGCTGGCTTGCCGAACCAACGCGATAGCAGTGTGCGCATTGGACAGGCCTACGTACCACCACGACGTTGATGAGCGCGGCGCATGCGCTGACCGGGCTTGCAGCCTCTTCACATGCAGCAGCACCACGCATGCGAACACTACGGCAACTCGATGCAGCAGGAGAGGGTTGTGGCACGTACACCAGCGAAGCAGGCGATTGCTACGACGCCGCCCAAGAACGTTGCCAACGCCGCAGCACGCGGACTGCGGCTGCGCGAGCAGCATGGGCGTGGCGGTACCGCGATCGGCGTCGCGCGTGCACGCGATCTGTCGGCGCAGAAATCGCTTTCCACCCAGACCATTCGACGCATGCACGCCTATTTCGCACGTCATAGCGTGGACAAGAGTGGCAAGGGCTGGGCCGACCGTAGCGCGCCCTCGGCCGGCTATATCGCCTGGCTGCTCTGGGGCGGCGATGCAGGCCAGCGCTGGGCGGCGCGGCTGTACCAGCGGCTGGAGGATGCGGCCAATGCAAAGACCGCGACGGGCAAGAGCGTAAGGGCCGGCAGCACGGCCGCTGCCGACGCCAGTGGTACCAAGACGCGCACCGCCGGGAAGGCTGCAGCAAAACGCACCGCAAAGAAGACCGCCGCAAGGAAGGTCGCAAAGAAGGCAAGCGGAGCCTCCTCCGCGAAGAAACCTGCGGCAGGAAAAGCAGTGGCCAGCAACGCGGGGGCCGGTAGCGCGGCTACACGCAAGTCCTCGACCGGCGCGCGCGAGGCTGGCGGCACGACGGCTGCCAGGAAGCCGGCAGCCAAGAAGACTGCAGCAAGCAAGACCGCAGCAAGCAAGACCGCAGCCAGGAAAGCAACGGCTAAAAAACGTCCTGCCAAGAAAGCCGTGACAAAAAAGACAGCTACTGGCCGACCTGCGGCCAGCAAGAGCGCCTCCACGCGCAGTACCGCGAACAAAAGCGCGGGCAAGGCCTCCGCGCCATGGAACACGCCAAGCCCGAAGCGGGCTTCGCGTAAACGTTCGCTTTCTCCAGCGCAGAAGACACAGGCCCAACAGCGCGCCAAGGCAGCGGGCCGCCCCTATCCCAATCTGGTGGACAACATGGCAGTTGCACGTAAAGGCAGCGCGGCCAAGAAGACGAGCGGATCGCGCGCTGCAAAAAAGGCGGGCAGCCGTTAGCCACCAGCCCCTGCGTATCGGGATGGCCCGTTGGTGCAGATGCTCCAGCAGGTGAGTGCGGGCAGGTTCCCGCTGACAGCAGCCTACGGTGCCGGACGTTGTCGCCTGCTGTCGCTGCGGCAGCGATCCGAGCAGTACTTCACCTCGTCCCACACTTTCTCCCATTTCTTGCGCCAGCGGAATGGTCGCCCGCACTGCATGCAGGGCTTCTCCGGCAGTGGGTGCTTCTTGCGCATGGCCATGCGAAACGTGAGCCTAACCCGACGTGGGACGTAGATGAGGTCAAGCATGTCATGTCGCGCGGTGCAGTGCAGATGCCAGTGCAGGCAAGAAGCACCCTGCCGCTGACGGCCCACGCGCAACCCGGCCTTGCTTCGCAGCTCCGCATCGAAAATCCCCATCGAAACAGATACCTGACCTCTCTCGTGCAGACGATACAGGCAGCCTCCCTTGTTCAATCCGGACAGGCGCAAAAAGCGTTCCTTCTCCCGTGCAGGGAGAAGGCGTCGCAAGCGACGCATCAGAGCGCTCAACCCACGCGCGTCACTTTCGGCGCGATTTTACCGCGGGCAGTGCAGGCGCCACGCGGCTGATCAACAGCACGCCGCGCCCCACCGTGGTCTGCAACGCATCGCCAACCGCGAAACCGCAGTGTTCCAGCCAGCGCCCGGACAGCCGCAGCTTGGGCACCCCACAACCGATGACATCCTCGGCACGCCGCACGTCGTAGTGCTGGTAGCTCATGGTGACCCGCTCTGGAATGCGGAAGCCAGGCCTGCGCAAAGGCGGGGTAGGCGCAAGCGATGGATCCACCGCTGGCTCAGCGTCGGTCATGCTGGCGGCCGGGCGGTGCTTGCATCTGGCGCGTGTCACAACAGATCGACTGAAAGGCGATGCAGCGCGTGCACTGGCGGTTGCTTTTGGACGGGTCATATCGAACTCCTTGTGCGATAGGAAGTCCGCCGCATCGCTGTCAATCGAGGTGGCGGACGGTATGCGGTTGACAGACCGGCCACAAGGTACCGGCAGACCTTTCGGTCTCCACACACCGCCCGCCATAGAGCGGGCACGCCCCTACGCATGACATCGGGCAAAGAAAAAGCGCCGACATCGTGCAATGGGCGCTGGTGCGCCTTGTGGTTTCGGACTGTCAAATCCGGCTGCGGAATGTGCCGCAGCACAGGGATCTTGCTACTCGCCAATGCAGCGAGTCAAGCCAGGACGGCACGGCACGGCTCCCAACCGATCTTTCGTATCTGGCGTATCGTTGTGCTCAACGACGGCTTCGTTTCCCCACTACGAGAAAGCGATGACTTCCACTGCTGAAACGCCAGACCGTGCGATCCCACTGCTCCCCGGTCGCTCGATCGAACACACGGTCGCCTTCTATCGGCGGCTGGGCTTTGTCGGCGACGCGCACCCGCACGATGCGGGCTACGCGATCCTGACGCAGGGCGATGTGGAGCTGCATTTCTTCGCGCACCCGGATCTTGATCCCGCTGCCTGCTATGCGGGCTGCTATATCCGGGTTGGCGATGTCGATGCGGTCTACGCCGCCATGCGTGCCGCGCAGCTTCCGGCGCACGGCATCCCCAGGCTCGATGCTGTCAGCGACAAGCCGTGGGGGATGCGGGAATTTGCGCTTGTCGATGAGAGCGGCAATCTGATCAGGATTGGACAGGTAATCGGTAGCTAGGCGTCCAATCGCCTGCGTCTGCGTACCTGGCTATCCGGAACAGGCCATCGGTCAGGTGGTACGATATACACGCTGCCCGACATCGCACGATGCAGACATCGGGCCTTGCTGGCATGCGATGGCAGCCGGCGATGCGTTTGCCGCACATCACCTTGCATCGATTGCCAGCTGTATCTCTGCCGGTGTTGCAGTGCCCAGCGCAGCATAGGCAGCGCGCAGTGCCTCCACAAAACGCGCATCGCCAGAGAGCGCGGCGAACACTGCATCCACGGTGAGGAACGCGGCGATGTCATGGCTGGCATCGCCGGTGGTCGAATGGGCGATGTCGCTGAGGACCTCGCTCAGTGGATCGACCAGGGTAATGCCGTTGGCCGCCTGCCTGCGCACGAACTGCAGCCAGGCCGCTACCGGAATGCAGAGCCGGTCGACCCGGCGCCCGGCGTCCAATGCATCGCTGATGACGCCGAGCAGACGTACCGGAATCTTCTGCGAGCCGTCCCAGGCGATCTGGGCGAGCAGGTGGCGGATGGCGGGGTTGCGGAAGCGGGAGAGGACGGCGTCGATGTAATGCTGCGGGTCGAAGCCCGGCATGGGCTGCAGGGTGGGGGCGATGTCTTCGCGCATCAGGGTTTCGACAAAGGCGGCCAGTTGCCGGTGGCGCATGGCGTCGACGACGGTATCCAGATCGAGCAGGCTGCCGAGATAGGCGAGTGCGGAGTGCGGGCCGTTGAGCAGGCGCAGTTTGGCGCGTGCGTAGCCAGCGATATCGTGGCTGAGAATCACGCCTGCGCTTTCGAAGGCGGGGCGGCCGTTGCAGAAGCGGTCTTCGATCACCCATTGGCTGTAGCGCTCGCGCTGGATCGGCCAGGCGTCGTGGAGACCGGTTTGCGCGCGCACGTTGGCGCGCAGCGTGTCGTCGGTGGCGGGGGTGATGCTGTCGACCATCGAGCGCGGGAAGCTGACCTGCCGGTCGATCCAACCCGCAAGCGCGGGATCGTTCTGCTGTGCGAGCAGCAACACCGCGCGGCGTAGCAGGTTGCCGTTGTCTTGCAGGTTGTCGCAGCTGAGGACGGTGAAGGGTGCGCTGTTGTGTTGCCTGCGTCGTTGCAAGCCGTCGACGAGATAGCCGATGGCGCTGCGCGGCGTCGCGGGATGTGCGATGTCGTGCGCGATGTCGGGGTGGGTGAGGTCGAGGCTGTCGCCTGCGAGGCAATATCCCTTTTCGGTGACGGTGAGAGTGACCAGGCGCACGGCGGGGTCTGACAGACGCGCAAGCACCGCTGTTTGCTCGTCGGCGGCGCACAGCACTTCGCGGATGGCGGCAACGACGCGCAGTTGCGGGTGTTCGTCGAGCAGGGCGAGGGTGTAGAGGCCGTCTTGTGGGCGTAGGGCGTCACGCACCGTTGAGCTGTGTAGCGAGACGGCGCAGATGGCCCAGCTGGGGTCATGCGCGAGCAGGTCGTCGATGTAGACGGCCTGGTGGGCGCGGTGGAAGGCGCCTGCGCCTAGATGGACGATGCCGATGGTGGTGTGTTTGGGGTTGTAGTTGGGAGGGAGGACGGTGGTTGGTAGGTGCGTGAGTGTTGCGATGGAGAGCGTTGGAATTGGCATGGATTTTTGTTTGGAATCGTGGGGGTGCTGCAAGTTCGCCCGTGGCCGTACCCTCACCCCAACCCCCGCTCCGCGCCCCGGCCCACGTCTTGCGACGCGGGCGCTCCAAGGCACGCGCGCCAGTGGCGCGCAAGCGGTGCCTCTTCGCCCCGGCGGGAGAGGGGCTTAGGGCAATCGCGGCTCGGGGGCTTACTTGCCCGTGTCCGTGTGGCGTGGGTGTCAGCGGTTGCTACTTGTCGGTGACGGTAAAGCGTTGTGTGCTGCGGATGTCTGCGCTGGAGGCGCCGATCTGTACTTCGTAGTCGCCTGGATCCACTGCGTAGGCCTTGCGCTGGTCGTCGTAGATGCGCAGGGCGTCTTGCGCCTTGAGGGTGAAGCGCAGCTGCCGTTGCTCGCCGGGTTGCAGGGTGATGCGCTGGAAGCCGCGCAGGTCCTTGATGGCGCGTTCGCGTTGCGGCTTGAGCGGATGCAGATACAGCTGCACCACTTCATCGCCTGCGCGTTGGCCGGTGTTCTTCAGCGTGACCGTTGCCGTGAGCGTGCCATCGGCCGCAACCGTAGTGCGATCCAGGCGTAGATCCGAATACGCAAACTGCGTGTACGACAGGCCATGGCCAAACGGGTACAGCGGCTTGCCGGCAAAGTAGCGATAGGTGCGGCCGCGCATGGCGTAATCGTCGAAAGCGGGCAGGCGCTCGTCTTCCTTGTAAAAGGTGATCGGTAGGCGGCCGCCGGGACTGGCCTGGCCGAACAGCACATCGCCAACCGCGCTGCCGCCGCGTTGGCCGGGGTACCAGGCCAGCAGGATGGCGGGCACGTGGTGCTGCGCCCAGTCGATCGCCAGCGCCGAGCCGGTGGTCAGCACCGCAACCACCGGCGTGCCGGTGGCCTGCAGCGCCTGCAGCAGTTCGCGCTGCGGTTTGGGCAGGCGGGTGTCGGTGCGGTCGCCGCCAGCAAAGCCGGGATAGTTGACGTCCATCTCTTCGCCTTCGACATCGCCGGTGAGGCCGCCGACGAACACCACCACGTCCGCATTGCGAGCGGCATCCACCGCTTCTTGCAGCGGTGGCTTGGCGCCGGGCATGCGCCAGGCCAGACGCACCCCGGCGTCGCGGGTGGCCTCGTAATACTCCACCCGCAGGTCGTAGGCCTTGCCGGCTTCCAGGCGCACGCTGGCACTGCCGCCACGCATGCGCGGCGCATCGCTCCACTGGTCGATCAGCAATTTGTCGTCCAGGAACAGACGCACGCCGTCATCGGCAGCGATCTGCAGGTCGTAATCGCCGCTGACCGGCGGCAACAACTGGCCGTGCCAACGCACGCTGAACTCGTCCTTGTCCAATGCCTGCCCGGGCTGCAGTTCGCCACGGCCCAGTGCATCGTCGGTGGGCGCATTGCGGTCCCAGCGGAAGGCGATGCGCGGGTCGATGCGGGTCAGCACCGGTTGCCCGGCCAGGCTGCGTCCCTTGAAGTACTCACCGGTCAATCCGTGCTGTTTGGCATCGGCGACCGGGCGCAGATAGCGCGCGTCGATCGGTGCGGCAGCGTTGGGATCTTCGCGTCCTTCCACCAGATCGCTGCCGCGTGCGTACACCACCTCCGCCTGTGGCGCCGCATCGCGGATGCCTTGCAGGATGGTGACCGGCGCGGCGGGCGTGCCGTAATAGTTGCCCAGCAGCGACATCGGATCGTCGGCGGTGGGGCCGACCACGGCGATGCGCTTGAGCGTAGGCTTGAGCGGCAGCAGGCCGTCGTTCTTCAGCAGCACCAGCGATTGGCGTGCGGTGCGCCGGGCCAGCGCATCGTGCTGCGGCGATTGATTCACCGAGGCGGGAATCTGCGCCCACGGCACCTTGGCCGGCGGGTCGAACATACCCAAGCGCATGCGCGTGGTCATCAGCCGCTTGAGCGAGGTATCGATGGTGGCTTCGTCGATCAAGCCG
The window above is part of the Xanthomonas cassavae CFBP 4642 genome. Proteins encoded here:
- a CDS encoding Kelch repeat-containing protein, coding for MRLLKTSLCASLLAAAIGTLPAPGQAADKAAPATTPASSKQLQQWQALTTRNKPHARHENSMVAIGDRLYLIGGRDQRPLEIFDTRTRRWSQGSAPPLMVSHAQAVVSSGKLYFVGGFTGDHPEETSLSNLLIYDPQTDRWQVGPEIPKQRRRGAAGAVEHDGVLYLVGGNTRGHMSGYVPWLDAFDTRTQQWTQLADAPHARDHFHAVVIDGKLYAAGGRRSAHESGNTLAQTIPEVDVYDIGRGTWSVAPAALPTQRAGTAAIARDGRLLVIGGESMRQVEAHDEVEAYDPHAGTWTTLAALPKGRHGTQVAAVDGTAYLAAGSGNRGGGPELDDVLMLERTTVAD
- a CDS encoding DNA-binding protein; the protein is MQQHHACEHYGNSMQQERVVARTPAKQAIATTPPKNVANAAARGLRLREQHGRGGTAIGVARARDLSAQKSLSTQTIRRMHAYFARHSVDKSGKGWADRSAPSAGYIAWLLWGGDAGQRWAARLYQRLEDAANAKTATGKSVRAGSTAAADASGTKTRTAGKAAAKRTAKKTAARKVAKKASGASSAKKPAAGKAVASNAGAGSAATRKSSTGAREAGGTTAARKPAAKKTAASKTAASKTAARKATAKKRPAKKAVTKKTATGRPAASKSASTRSTANKSAGKASAPWNTPSPKRASRKRSLSPAQKTQAQQRAKAAGRPYPNLVDNMAVARKGSAAKKTSGSRAAKKAGSR
- a CDS encoding DUF2256 domain-containing protein translates to MAMRKKHPLPEKPCMQCGRPFRWRKKWEKVWDEVKYCSDRCRSDSRRQRPAP
- a CDS encoding SymE family type I addiction module toxin produces the protein MSYQHYDVRRAEDVIGCGVPKLRLSGRWLEHCGFAVGDALQTTVGRGVLLISRVAPALPAVKSRRK
- a CDS encoding bleomycin resistance protein: MTSTAETPDRAIPLLPGRSIEHTVAFYRRLGFVGDAHPHDAGYAILTQGDVELHFFAHPDLDPAACYAGCYIRVGDVDAVYAAMRAAQLPAHGIPRLDAVSDKPWGMREFALVDESGNLIRIGQVIGS
- a CDS encoding mannitol dehydrogenase family protein — protein: MPIPTLSIATLTHLPTTVLPPNYNPKHTTIGIVHLGAGAFHRAHQAVYIDDLLAHDPSWAICAVSLHSSTVRDALRPQDGLYTLALLDEHPQLRVVAAIREVLCAADEQTAVLARLSDPAVRLVTLTVTEKGYCLAGDSLDLTHPDIAHDIAHPATPRSAIGYLVDGLQRRRQHNSAPFTVLSCDNLQDNGNLLRRAVLLLAQQNDPALAGWIDRQVSFPRSMVDSITPATDDTLRANVRAQTGLHDAWPIQRERYSQWVIEDRFCNGRPAFESAGVILSHDIAGYARAKLRLLNGPHSALAYLGSLLDLDTVVDAMRHRQLAAFVETLMREDIAPTLQPMPGFDPQHYIDAVLSRFRNPAIRHLLAQIAWDGSQKIPVRLLGVISDALDAGRRVDRLCIPVAAWLQFVRRQAANGITLVDPLSEVLSDIAHSTTGDASHDIAAFLTVDAVFAALSGDARFVEALRAAYAALGTATPAEIQLAIDAR
- a CDS encoding glycoside hydrolase family 3 C-terminal domain-containing protein, which produces MALAAGNTQAVAPPPPPYLDTQLPFETRAADLVSRMTLEEKAAQMQNAAPAIPRLQVPAYDWWNEALHGVARAGGATEFPQAIGLAATFDTPLMAEVATAISDEARAKHHAFLARGEHKRYQGLTFWSPNINIFRDPRWGRGQETYGEDPFLTARMGVTFVQGLQSQQGPYRKLDATAKHFAVHSGPEADRHHFDVHPSERDLHETYLPAFQALVQEGHVAAVMGAYNRVNGESASASTRLEGIARRDWGFDGYIVSDCAAIRDIWQNHKIVPTPEAAAALGVKHGTDLDCGDTYASLPRAVRAGLIDEATIDTSLKRLMTTRMRLGMFDPPAKVPWAQIPASVNQSPQHDALARRTARQSLVLLKNDGLLPLKPTLKRIAVVGPTADDPMSLLGNYYGTPAAPVTILQGIRDAAPQAEVVYARGSDLVEGREDPNAAAPIDARYLRPVADAKQHGLTGEYFKGRSLAGQPVLTRIDPRIAFRWDRNAPTDDALGRGELQPGQALDKDEFSVRWHGQLLPPVSGDYDLQIAADDGVRLFLDDKLLIDQWSDAPRMRGGSASVRLEAGKAYDLRVEYYEATRDAGVRLAWRMPGAKPPLQEAVDAARNADVVVFVGGLTGDVEGEEMDVNYPGFAGGDRTDTRLPKPQRELLQALQATGTPVVAVLTTGSALAIDWAQHHVPAILLAWYPGQRGGSAVGDVLFGQASPGGRLPITFYKEDERLPAFDDYAMRGRTYRYFAGKPLYPFGHGLSYTQFAYSDLRLDRTTVAADGTLTATVTLKNTGQRAGDEVVQLYLHPLKPQRERAIKDLRGFQRITLQPGEQRQLRFTLKAQDALRIYDDQRKAYAVDPGDYEVQIGASSADIRSTQRFTVTDK